A window of Watersipora subatra chromosome 10, tzWatSuba1.1, whole genome shotgun sequence genomic DNA:
CATTgaggaataattgtacacatcataaatctataaatttatataattctCATCTTCATATTTCAtctataaatctatataaatctcatctATAAATCTCATCTATAAATCTCATCTATAAATCTCATCCATAAATCTCATCTATAAATATCATCTATAAATCTCATCTATAAATCTCATCTATAAATATCATCTATAAATCTCATCTATAAATCTCATCTATAAATCTCATCTATAAATCTCATCCATAAATCTCATCTATAAATCTCATCTATAAATCTCATCTATAAATCTCATCTATAAATCTCATCCATAAATCTCATCTATAAATCTCATCTATAAATCTCATCTATAAATCTCATCTATAAATCTCATCTATAAATCTCAtctataaatctatataaacTTCACCTATAAATCTCACGTGAGATACTAAAGAGTTTTTGAAATCCATATATTCATCATATTAACTTGTGAGAGCTTGTGACTCGTTGATCCGCCATCTTCTTCTTGTTAGAATGGAGACACATTTCCAGAAGGAAGTCAGTTTCCACTTCATTGTCttcctttcatttcattctTTGAGCTGTAATACAACATTGATACATTCCTACAGCTACTGTGTATGAAAAAGAAACGATAAAAGGAAGTGACATTTGATCCGCTGTCGCCATTCTAGGCAAATACTATTCTTTACAAATGAGAGCATTATTATATATCAAAGATAGTAAATGGTCTCTTGACTTGATATATTTGGATCTCCTATATATAATTATCTATAAATACGctataaatactattatttGATTCGATGTTCTTATATCAAAAACTATTGATCAAAAATCACAGAATACTTGAGTGTATAAGATCAATGATTATGTAGTATTATGTTATTCATTGATCGTAAATCAACAAATGATTACACAATGGCCActcttttttttttcaaatacaaTCAATAGGCGTCTTCAAaacattataaacttcaaagcGTAATCAGAGAAAGAAGCTTTGAGTTAAAAGCAAGAGGCTAGTCTCCTGGTGCCTTATAAACAGATGACAGACAAGAGGAGTCAGTTTTGAAGAGTCAGAAGATAGAGACTGAAGGATGCTCAGAAAATTGATCCTAGTAGCTCTGCTCCAGTTAGCAGGAGGTAAGTGATGAACAGATAGCTGGAGGTAAGTGGTTAACAGTTAGCAAGTGATAGGTGATGAACATTTAGCAGGAGGTAGGTGGTGAACATTTAGCAGGAGGTAAAGGGTGAACATTTAGCTGGAGGTAGGTGGTGAACATTTAGCAAAAGGTAGGTGGTGAAAATTTAGCAGGAGGTAGGTGGTGAACATTTAGCAGAAGGTAGGTGGCAAACATTTAGCTGGAGGTAGGTGGTGAACAGATAGCTGGAGTTAGGCGGTGAACATTTAGCTAGAGGTAGGCGGTGAACATTTAGCAGGAGGTAGGTAGTGAACAGATAGCTGGAGGTAAGCGGTGAACATTTAGCAGGAGGTAGGTGGTGAACATTTAGCAGGAGGTAGGTGGTGAACATTTAGCAGGAGGTAAGTGGTAAACATTTAGCAGGAGGTAAAGGGTGAACATTTAGCAGGAGGTAGGCGGTGAACATTTAGCAGGAGGTAGGTAGTGAACAGATAGCTGGAGGTAAGCGGTGAACATTTAGCAGGAGGTAGGTGGTGAACATTTAGCAGGAGGTAGGTGGTGAACATTTAGCAGGAGGTAAGTGGTAAACATTTAGCAGGAGGTAAGTGGTAAAAATTTAGCAGGAGGTAGGTGGTGAACATTTAGCAGGAGGTAGGTGGTGAATATTTAGCCGGAGGTAGGTGGTGAACCTTTAGCAGGAGGTAAGTGGTAAACATTTAGCAGGAGGCAGGTGGTGAACCTTTAGCAGGAGGTAGGTGGTGAACATTTAGCTAGAGGTAGGCGGTGAACATTTAGCAGGAGGTAGGTAGTGAACAGATAGCTGGAGGTAAGCGGTGAACATTTAGCAGGAGGTAGGTGGCAAACATTTAGCTGGAGGTAGGTGGTGAACAGATAGCTGGAGTTAGGCGGTGAACATTTAGCTAGAGGTAGGCGGTGAACATTTAGCAGGAGGTAGGTAGTGAACAGATAGCTGGAGGTAAGCGGTGAACATTTAGCAGGAGGTAGGTGGTGAACATTTAGCAGGAGGTAGGTGGTGAACATTTAGCAGGAGGTAAGTGGTAAACATTTAGCAGGAGGTAAAGGGTGAACATTTAGCTGGAGGTAGGTGGTGAACATTTAGCAAAAGGTAGGTGGTGAAAATTTAGCAGGAGGTAGGTGGTGAACATTTAGCAGGAGGTAGGTGGCAAACATTTAGCTGGAGGTAGGTGGTGAACAGATAGCTGGAGGTAGGTGGTGAACATTTAGCAGGAGGTAGGTGGTGAATATTTAGCAGGAGGTAAGGGGCGAACATTTAGCAGGAGGTAGGTGGTGAACATTTAGCTGGAGGTAAGTGGTGAACATTTAGCTGGAGGTAGGTGGTGAACAGATAGCTGGAGGTGGGCGGTGAATATTTAGCAGGAGGTAAGGGGCGAACATTTAGCTGGAGGTAGGTGGTGAACAGATAGCTGGAGGTAGGTGGTGAACAGATAGCTGGAGGTAGGTGGTGAACAGATAGCTGGAGGTAGGTGGTGAACAGATAGCTGGAGGTAGGTGGTGAACATTTAGCTGGAGGTAGGTGGTGAACATTTAGCAGGAGGTAGGTGGTGAACAGATAGCTGGAGGTAGGTGGTGAACAGATAGCTGGAGGTAGGCGGTGAACATTTAGCTGGAGGTAGGTGGTGAACATTTAGCAGGAGGTAAGTGGTGAACATTTAGCTGGAGGTAGGTGGTGAACAGATAGCTGGAGGTGGGCGGTGAATATTTAGCAGGAGGTAAGGGGCGAACATTTAGCTGGAGGTAGGTGGTGAACAGATAGCTGGAGGTAGGTGGTGAACAGATAGCTGGAGGTAGGTGGTGAACAGATAGCTGGAGGTAGGTGGTGAACAGATAGCTGGAGGTAGGTGGTGAACATTTAGCTGGAGGTAGGTGGTGAACATTTAGCAGGAGGTAGGTGGTGAACAGATAGCTGGAGGTAGGTGGTGAACAGATAGCTGGAGGTAGGCGGTGAACATTTAGCTGGAGGTAGGTGGTGAACAGATAGCTGGAGGTAGGTGGTGAACAGATAGCTGGAGGTAGGCGGTGAACATTTAGCTGGAGGTAGGTGGTGAACATTTAGCAGGAGGTAGGTGGTGAACAGATAGCTGGAGGTAGGTGGTGAACAGATAGCTGGAGGTAGGCGGTGAACAGATAGCTGGAGGTAGGTGGTGAACATTTAGCTGGAGGTAGGTGGTGAACAGATAGCTGGAGGTAGGTGGTGAACATTTAGCAGGAGGTAGGTGGTGAACATTTAGCTGGAGGTAGGTGGTGAACATTTAGCTGGAGGTAGGTGGTGAACATTTAGCTGGAGGTAGGTGGTGAACAGATAGCTGGAGGTAGGTGGTGAACATTTAGCAGGAGGTAGGTGGTGAACATTTAGCTGGAGGTAGGTGGTGAACATTTAGCTGGAGGTAGGTGGTGAACATTTAGCTGGAGGTAGGTGGTGAACAGATAGCTGGAGGTAGGTGGTGAACATTTAGCAGGAGGTAGGTGGTGAACATTTAGCTGGAGGTAGGTTATGAACAAAATCAACCGATACTAGCTGATACAACAGTTGGCCTTAGTGATTGTTGTGCAAAGTGTGAGGAgcagttgataaaatttaatttttctattgaaATCTTTCACTGCCTTATGCTCATAAAAATAATAGACAATAATGAATGCCTTACTGTAGATTTCACAGTATTCGGTTACTAATTATACATAACCTTTatccaaaaatcttttttatgcaGCGAGCTGCCCGCTGTCTACCTACAGTTATGCTGGCACCAGATTTAGTGATGCCTATGGTCGGCAATCATCAGCAAGAGTTCACCCTGACTTTGTGAAGTACATGAATGACATGAACAGCCACGCCCAGACTTGTGGAGTCGAGGTTAGTGATTGGTTGAAGAGCTGTAGCCTGAGAAATTAAAAGGTAGTAGTTGTAAATTAGGCTGATTTCTCAAGGATTTGCCTTCTGAATGTTTCTACATTTAACAATTAAAAGTGTCTGTCAGCATAGGTACATGATGTATAGGAAGGTATCTGTCATCATAGTACATAGTAAGGTATCTGTCAGCCTGGTATGGTACATAGGAAGGTATCTGTCAGCATTATGTATAGGAAGGTATCTGTCAGCATGGTACATAGGAAGGTATCTGTCAGCAGTGATCTATAGAATAACAGCAGTAAGGTTTGTATcatacaataacaaataaaaacactaTCTGGCAGAAGGTGCTTAAAAATGTATCTGGCAGTTGAGATGCTTAAAACCATTAAGCAAAAGCGCTGCTTGTGAGGTTTCTGGCAGCATGAATTTTCAGTAGGCATCTGGCAATAATAGTGCTTGGAAGTTGCAGAGACTAGTTATCAAAAAGATATCAGCAGAATTTTACATAGAGGAATAAGAGGCAGCCTCAATGAATGTCTGTACATCTAATATCAACCCAGATGTTATTTCATAAACAAATATCATCCTATACTATTCTTTACTGCCAGTATTGCATATatgtaataacaaaaatattgttcTGTTTATTGAATGATTTTTTGTGCATTCACAGAGCACTTCAGTGATCAGACtgtaaaaatttagtaaaaatttttctattcttattattctccattactattattctctattactattattctcAACTGCTATCCACAAAATACAAATATTGCTTTTTTCATTTCAGCTAGCTATAGTaaaggagcagacaactctttgtTTCCTCGAATAGTATTTCATCTCTATTCTCCAAAATTACACGAACTCAAATATgaacaaatatattaaaaattgtttggctCAATTCTTCATCAAACATCATGAATTTTTTGGGTGATCATAGTGATTTGGGTGACCTTTAAATTACCTTTAGCAAAAGATTATTTTGTATAGCACGAATTTCATGTTCAAAGTTCGATGAAATGTGCCGCCATTGTTGCTGCAATAGGAAAAACAAAACTTGTGGCTAAGTTTTTTATGATGCAAAAAACGTTAAATTTTGTGCTTTTCAGATAAAAGTGACAAGCCATTTCCGAAAGAATCCAGTGACAGGAAATCAATGGAACGCTAAGAGAAGCTGCCACATGATTGGCCACGCTATAGACATGAACCTATCAGGCGTAAGTTGTTGTTTATTGTTAGTTATAAAGATGCACATGTACCCTGacaaattttatcaattatctGTAATTCCAATCATTTGTCTGTTAGTATTAATATCATAGCTAATTCTTGGTGGAAATTTCTGATTTCACACTTTTTTCAGAGTCGCTCATTTTATTTCTGTTAAGAGCAGCTGTAGCCTGGTGGTTTGCTAACAACAGGTTGGGTTCAATTCCTAGAAAAAGACATCATTGGTGACAGGAAATATCAAACCTTAGATTGCTCTCTACCTGTGGGCATGTTTCCAGTCACCATGATTCTCTTGCCAGTGGGTTTGACACGTCCTGCCAAGACCACAAATACATGGTTCATGCAACATGCTCTTAAAACTTGCACAGCCTCTGTGTGCAGTATGCAATGAAAACATACTCATTTTTCAAAGGGTTATCCACTCACAATTATTTCGTTTCTACAATGGAACATCGATGCATTATATTGCTAGTTGCATTTTTTGCATTTAGTTAAAActaattttgctttatagcagTGAGTATATAGTCTTCACAATCATCTGTTACTGGTACTTAACTGTGTTCTATTTAATGGtttgataataatattagttaccgctggataaaaataaattattacaatGAATCAACCATGAAAGAGGTAAGTTTACACATTTTATGTAGTTTCTTTTGTGGATAAACCTTTAGATAGAATCAACCATTTCAAAGAACcgctaaattaaaaaaataatgcttTTATAATATGCAAATCTTTCCGTAAGATCTGAATTTTGTAGTATTTTTAGCGAATTCTACATGTACGTTATATACCTATACAGTTCAATTAAAAGCTTGTATTTTTTTGGAGTTTTTATACATTTGTGTTTCCCTAAATCACATATACCACAATGAGAGCACAACTTCTAACTAATCTTGATGATTTACGATTACCTAGAAAACGCCTCattatgttaaaggttgacttgcaacaaaattcacattaccgttatttgatatgaaaagattcaccatgtcttactctgttgtgttgtaggtgcaaaatatgtgaaaaggtgattacaagctcttaaaagctcaaaaacaaacagaagatcgcagccacacgagaccgtcaTAGTTTAGATtccctttctaaaacggctcaaatgtgatgtagttatgagagatggtttctgtttacactttcttgcaaccttattcgttgaaatattttcacaaatatacttcacgcattcaataaaactatgtctattgttcttacgcatctattttattgtcattgtaatgctgtcacttttagcagcgatatcttataacttatcataaaaatttgtttaattttttcgccttagcttgaaggagtacatatcattgtctgataatcatgatgagcctgttggtcacttgtgacaa
This region includes:
- the LOC137406171 gene encoding uncharacterized protein, producing MLRKLILVALLQLAGASCPLSTYSYAGTRFSDAYGRQSSARVHPDFVKYMNDMNSHAQTCGVEIKVTSHFRKNPVTGNQWNAKRSCHMIGHAIDMNLSGKNGYCNSSCLKGYSSYSGSDSSINCFLKKIRYDHPVLHWGIDFNDPVHIDDRLCTNDAEYDRILATLSDC